A part of Abyssibacter profundi genomic DNA contains:
- the sthA gene encoding Si-specific NAD(P)(+) transhydrogenase — translation MAKRNPHYDVIVIGSGPGGEGAAMMAAKNRRSVAVIERYVDVGGGCTHWGTIPSKALRHAARRYSEIRREPLYQEFRKHLHLTYPEILRTADSVIARQTSLRRAYYERNHVPLIEGTARLTGPNSVEVTAPGAQAQTLTADAIILSTGSRPYRPPELDFSHPRIRDSDTILQCEEHPRSITIYGAGVIGSEYASIFSHLGIRVNLVNTQSRLLSYMDDEITEALSYHLRDRGVTIRHNEKMARVEPRDHDVVLHLESGRRIKSDYLLWANGRTGNTDSLNLAAVGLEADGRGQLKVNEHHQTEVPSIYAVGDVIGFPALASSAYDQGRFAAAHIVAGEARSLRFDLMPTGIYTIPEISSVGKTERELAETGVPYEIGHAFFKHLARAQMVREEVGMLKLIFHAETLEILGIHCFGEAASEIVHIGQTVMARGGERQLQHFIDTTFNYPTMAEAYRVAALNGMNRLV, via the coding sequence TTGGCGAAGCGCAATCCCCACTACGATGTCATCGTCATAGGCAGCGGACCCGGCGGCGAAGGCGCCGCCATGATGGCCGCCAAGAACCGGCGGTCCGTCGCCGTCATCGAACGCTATGTCGATGTGGGTGGGGGCTGCACCCATTGGGGCACCATCCCGAGCAAGGCGCTACGCCACGCCGCACGACGGTATTCCGAAATTCGGCGGGAGCCGCTCTACCAGGAGTTTCGCAAGCACCTGCACCTCACCTACCCCGAGATCTTGCGGACCGCCGACAGCGTCATCGCGCGGCAGACCAGCCTGCGCCGCGCGTATTACGAGCGAAATCACGTGCCGCTGATCGAGGGCACGGCCAGGCTCACCGGCCCGAATTCCGTCGAAGTCACGGCCCCCGGCGCGCAGGCGCAAACCCTGACAGCCGACGCGATCATTCTGTCGACAGGGTCGCGACCCTACCGCCCGCCGGAACTGGATTTCTCGCATCCACGCATTCGTGACAGCGATACGATTCTTCAATGCGAGGAACATCCGCGATCGATCACGATTTATGGCGCAGGCGTCATCGGCAGCGAATATGCATCGATCTTCAGCCACCTCGGCATCCGCGTGAACCTGGTCAATACCCAGTCACGACTGCTCTCCTATATGGACGATGAGATCACCGAAGCGCTGTCCTACCACCTGCGTGACCGCGGGGTCACCATCCGCCACAACGAAAAGATGGCGCGTGTCGAACCCCGCGACCATGATGTGGTGTTGCACCTGGAATCAGGGCGGCGGATCAAATCCGATTACCTACTGTGGGCCAATGGCCGCACGGGAAACACGGATTCGCTCAATCTGGCAGCGGTCGGGCTGGAAGCCGATGGCCGCGGTCAACTCAAGGTCAACGAGCATCATCAGACTGAAGTGCCGTCGATTTATGCGGTCGGCGATGTCATCGGGTTTCCGGCGCTGGCTTCCAGTGCCTACGACCAGGGTCGCTTTGCTGCCGCACACATCGTGGCCGGCGAGGCGCGATCGCTCCGCTTTGACCTCATGCCGACGGGGATTTACACGATTCCCGAGATCAGCTCAGTGGGCAAGACGGAGCGAGAACTGGCCGAGACGGGCGTGCCTTACGAGATCGGTCATGCATTCTTCAAGCATTTGGCACGCGCGCAGATGGTGCGAGAGGAAGTGGGCATGCTCAAGCTCATTTTTCATGCCGAGACGCTGGAGATACTCGGCATCCATTGCTTCGGCGAAGCCGCGTCCGAGATTGTCCATATTGGTCAGACGGTCATGGCCAGGGGCGGCGAACGCCAGCTGCAGCACTTCATCGACACCACATTCAACTACCCGACCATGGCCGAAGCCTATCGGGTTGCGGCACTGAACGGGATGAACCGGTTGGTGTAA